In Microbacterium sp. ABRD28, the genomic stretch CGACGGCGGCATCGACGTCGGGGCGCAGCATCCCCTCGTCCTGTGCGCGGGTGACGACCTCGGTCACCCGGTGGTCGAACGCCCGGCGGCGCTCGAGCGCCGCGTGCTCGACCGGGCTGTTGCCGCGGACGCGTAGCAGCAGCGTCACCTCGGGGAGCTTCTGCACGAGGACGCCCACGGCGCCCCGGATCACCCGCTCGAGCTGCGCGCCCGCCTCGGCGGCCGGTTCGTCGAAGACGCCCTCCAGGGCGGTGAGGGCGTCGTCGAGGGCCAGGCCGAGCAGTTCGTCCTTCGAGGAGAAGTGGTGGTACAGCGCCGATTTGGTCACACCCAGGCGGTCGGCGAGGTCGGTGACCGAGGTCGCGTCATACCCCTTCTCGATGAAGAGCGCGACGGCGACGGCGAGGACCTGCTCGCGATCGTTCCCCGGCCGTCCCCGTCGCCCGCGCGGGGATGCGCCCGCGGGTGCGGTGTCGCTCGTCACCCGCTCACTCTCGCACAGCGCCCGTCGGAACGGCGAGCGCGGGGGCGCCCGCCGCAGCGTGCCGGCCGGGCCGGCGAGCACGGCCCTGCGTGAGGAGGATCGCCGCCCCGATCAGCACCAGGCCGACGATCTGCGGCGGGGTGAGCGACTCGCCCGCGAGCGCCACTCCGAGGACCACCCCCGTGGCCGGGTTCAGGAGTCCGACGGTGCCCACGGTCGAGGCGGAGAGATGGCGGAGCCCTGCGAACCAGCAGAGGAAGGCCAGCGCCGTCGCGACGATCGCGATGGCCGCGTACGCCGTCGCACTGCTCACCGACACCGCCGGGGGCGGTCCCTCGACGACGATCGCGATCGCCAGGAGGATCGCACCGCCCGCGATCAACTGCCACGACGTCGTGGCCACGAGCGGAAGGTCATCGCGCCACCGGGTGGTGAGGACCGCGCCCAGCGATGACAGCACGAGCGCGGTGAGCGACACCGCTGCGCCGAGGGGGTCGATGCCGCCGGTGGCCGCGCCGATGAGCAGGACGGCTCCGACGACGCCCACGAGCACGGCCACGCCCGCTGCGGCTGTCGGTCGCTGCCCGAGGAGCGGCCACGCGATGATCCCCAGCACGACGGGCGCGAGGGCCATCACGGATGCCGCCATCGAGGTGGGCAGGAGCTGCGCGGCGAGGTAGACGAGCACGAAGAACGCGCCGAAGTTCAGGATGCCGAGGATCACGGCCTTCCCCACCAGGCGCCGCGCGGCAGACGCCGCGCGAGGAGAAGGAGGATCAGGCCCGCGGGAAGTGCCCGGAGGGCGGCGCCCCAGAGGGGCGCGTCGGCCGGGAGGAAGTGCCGGGTCACGTAGTACGTCGCGCCCCAGCTGATCGGAGCCACCGCAGTCAGAAGCAGCCATCGCCATTTAGTTTCCACGGAAGACATTATAGCTTCCATGGAAGATAGAATCCACCCATGTCCGAAACACCGCGGGACCACGTCGATCGCGTGCGGGCGCAGTGGCGCGCCGCGCGACCGCATGTCGACACATCACCGATCGAGGTCATCGGGCGGCTCGCGCGCGTGAACGACGCCGTACGCGAGCAGCTCATCGGCCTGTACCGCGAGTTCGGGCTCGGAGAGGGCGAGTTCGATGTGCTGGCCACCCTGCGTCGCTCCGGAGAGCTCAATCCGACCGAGCTCGCCGCTCAGACGATGGTCACGAGCGGAGCCGTCTCCAAGCGGCTGGATCGCCTCGAGTCGGCGGGGCTCGTGCGACGCCGCGGCAGCGACGTCGATGGCCGCGGCCGGGTCGTCGCGCTCACAGAGGAGGGGCGCGCGCTCATCGACCGAGCCTTCGACGCGCACATGGAGAACGAGCGCCGGCTCCTCGCCTCGCTGGATGCGGCTGATCGTGATGCCCTCGTCCGGGTGCTCCGGAAATGGGGAGGTGCCCTGGGCACCTGACCCCGGCCCCGTCGTTGCACGCGGCACCGCCGCCTGACAGAGTTACTGAACGATCGGTCTGCAACACATTCGCGACGAAGCGGAAGGCCCCGGATGACCCGCCCACCCCTGCGCGTCGAGCACGCCGGCGACCGGAGCGTCGTCACCCTCGACCGCCCCGAGGTGCGCAATGCCATCGACCAGGCCACCGTCGACGCGCTGCACGCGGTCT encodes the following:
- a CDS encoding MarR family transcriptional regulator, which translates into the protein MSETPRDHVDRVRAQWRAARPHVDTSPIEVIGRLARVNDAVREQLIGLYREFGLGEGEFDVLATLRRSGELNPTELAAQTMVTSGAVSKRLDRLESAGLVRRRGSDVDGRGRVVALTEEGRALIDRAFDAHMENERRLLASLDAADRDALVRVLRKWGGALGT
- a CDS encoding DMT family transporter; amino-acid sequence: MILGILNFGAFFVLVYLAAQLLPTSMAASVMALAPVVLGIIAWPLLGQRPTAAAGVAVLVGVVGAVLLIGAATGGIDPLGAAVSLTALVLSSLGAVLTTRWRDDLPLVATTSWQLIAGGAILLAIAIVVEGPPPAVSVSSATAYAAIAIVATALAFLCWFAGLRHLSASTVGTVGLLNPATGVVLGVALAGESLTPPQIVGLVLIGAAILLTQGRARRPGRHAAAGAPALAVPTGAVRE
- a CDS encoding TetR/AcrR family transcriptional regulator, translating into MTSDTAPAGASPRGRRGRPGNDREQVLAVAVALFIEKGYDATSVTDLADRLGVTKSALYHHFSSKDELLGLALDDALTALEGVFDEPAAEAGAQLERVIRGAVGVLVQKLPEVTLLLRVRGNSPVEHAALERRRAFDHRVTEVVTRAQDEGMLRPDVDAAVATRLVFGMVNSLTEWYRPGGALDADSLADAVLATALEGLRPRHP